In Crinalium epipsammum PCC 9333, the following are encoded in one genomic region:
- the sufD gene encoding Fe-S cluster assembly protein SufD, whose protein sequence is MSIEVSVKPQVSYLKQLLDLGQELPATTSLIREIRDRATAVVQELAIPTTRDEEWRVTDLSGLLKVNFQAVSNQESAISLSDINSLILPEAAASRLVFVNGIYAPELSSVANLPAGLFVGNLLAANIPHLENYLGKQQGGQEVFTALNTASLTDAAVVYVPKNLLVETPIHLLFISVTGEAATISQPRCLVVVEAGSTVTLIEDYISYPVTSPQSPVTNLTNSVTEVWVGENAQVSHIRVQQENKEAFHIGKSAIAQARNSRYACHAVSFGGQLSRHNLEVFQTGEATETTLNGLTMIGGSQIGDTHSAIALNHPYGITNQLHKCVVGDRAHAVFNGKVFVPKPAQLTNAGQLNRNLLLSSKARVDTKPQLEITADNVKCSHGATVSQLEDDEIFYLQSRGIDADSARTLLINAFAIEIIEQIPVASVRERLTQIVR, encoded by the coding sequence ATGAGTATTGAGGTTTCTGTAAAGCCACAGGTATCTTATTTAAAGCAGTTGTTGGATTTAGGTCAAGAATTGCCAGCAACAACAAGTTTAATCCGAGAAATTCGCGATCGCGCGACGGCTGTTGTGCAAGAATTAGCTATCCCAACTACACGGGATGAGGAATGGCGCGTTACTGATTTGTCAGGGCTGTTAAAAGTTAATTTCCAAGCAGTCAGCAATCAAGAATCAGCGATTAGCTTATCTGATATTAATTCGTTAATTTTGCCAGAAGCAGCAGCAAGCCGCTTGGTGTTTGTAAATGGTATTTACGCACCTGAATTATCCTCAGTTGCTAATCTTCCAGCAGGTTTATTTGTAGGTAATTTATTAGCTGCAAATATTCCACATTTAGAGAATTATCTGGGTAAGCAACAAGGCGGACAAGAGGTTTTTACTGCTTTAAATACTGCTAGTTTGACTGATGCGGCAGTAGTATACGTCCCCAAAAATTTGCTTGTTGAAACGCCTATTCATCTGCTATTTATCTCTGTTACGGGTGAAGCAGCAACTATTTCTCAGCCACGCTGTTTAGTAGTAGTTGAAGCTGGTAGCACGGTTACGCTGATTGAAGACTATATTTCTTACCCAGTCACCAGTCCCCAGTCACCAGTAACCAATCTGACTAATTCGGTGACGGAAGTTTGGGTAGGAGAAAATGCTCAAGTAAGTCACATTAGGGTTCAGCAGGAGAATAAAGAAGCTTTTCATATTGGGAAGAGTGCGATCGCACAAGCCCGAAATAGCCGTTATGCTTGTCATGCTGTCAGTTTTGGGGGGCAGTTGTCACGGCACAATTTAGAAGTGTTTCAGACTGGTGAAGCTACTGAAACAACCCTCAATGGATTGACGATGATTGGGGGTTCACAAATAGGTGATACTCATAGTGCGATCGCACTTAATCATCCTTATGGTATTACTAATCAATTGCATAAATGTGTTGTGGGCGATCGCGCTCATGCAGTGTTTAATGGTAAGGTGTTTGTCCCCAAACCAGCACAGTTAACCAATGCAGGGCAGTTGAATCGTAATTTGCTGCTATCTTCCAAAGCGCGTGTCGATACTAAACCACAACTGGAAATCACTGCTGATAACGTCAAATGCAGTCACGGTGCAACAGTTAGTCAATTGGAAGATGATGAAATATTTTATCTGCAAAGTCGTGGCATTGATGCTGATAGCGCCCGTACTCTGTTGATTAATGCTTTTGCTATCGAGATAATCGAGCAAATTCCAGTTGCATCTGTGCGAGAAAGACTGACACAAATCGTTAGATAA
- a CDS encoding tetratricopeptide repeat protein: MNKIANVYYKMGKTQQFTTVLSDATDVTKTIEDANEQARLLADIASNYAQAKQYSQAMQLTQVVDNVDPKFQVLMKIARQYLKVKDMQNFREVLSQALEISLGTKDATNKAQKIAQIAGLYAKAKQYDRAMQLVGNIQNIDNYSPKAEALAIIASNYNTDGQKDKALNILSQALQVAKATKCSLWKS; this comes from the coding sequence TTGAATAAAATTGCTAATGTGTATTACAAAATGGGAAAAACTCAGCAATTTACAACAGTTTTATCTGACGCTACTGATGTTACTAAAACGATAGAAGATGCGAATGAGCAAGCTCGTTTGTTGGCTGATATAGCAAGTAATTATGCTCAAGCGAAACAATATAGTCAGGCTATGCAACTTACACAAGTTGTAGATAATGTTGATCCAAAATTTCAGGTATTGATGAAGATAGCGAGACAATATCTCAAAGTAAAAGATATGCAAAATTTTAGGGAAGTATTATCTCAAGCTTTGGAAATTAGTCTAGGAACTAAAGATGCTACTAACAAAGCCCAAAAAATAGCTCAAATAGCTGGTTTGTATGCCAAAGCAAAACAATACGATCGCGCTATGCAGCTAGTTGGAAACATTCAGAATATAGATAACTACTCTCCTAAAGCGGAAGCGTTAGCGATTATAGCTAGTAATTATAACACAGACGGGCAAAAAGATAAAGCTTTAAATATATTATCTCAAGCACTTCAGGTTGCTAAAGCTACAAAATGTTCTCTGTGGAAGTCTTAG
- a CDS encoding histidine phosphatase family protein gives MTLKLYFLRHGQTARSRDNVFCGAIDPELTPEGLEMAKAFATFYSSTLWETIFSSPMQRTINTAQFLSDELGIKPELRDGLKEISYGKWEGQTIETVSREYHDDYIRWKADPAWYPPTEGELAVAIAARAMLVIEEIKQRYPTGNVLIVSHKATIRITLCTLLGIDVGRFRYRLGCPVASVSIVEFGTNGPLLHALGDRTHLDEHLRNLPGT, from the coding sequence ATGACCCTAAAGCTTTATTTCCTCCGTCACGGACAAACTGCCCGCAGCCGAGATAATGTATTCTGTGGTGCAATTGACCCAGAATTAACCCCAGAAGGTTTAGAAATGGCAAAAGCCTTTGCCACTTTTTATAGTTCTACACTTTGGGAAACGATTTTTTCTAGCCCTATGCAGAGAACTATTAACACAGCGCAATTTCTATCTGACGAATTGGGTATCAAACCAGAATTACGCGATGGTTTGAAGGAAATTAGCTACGGTAAGTGGGAAGGGCAAACTATCGAAACTGTATCCCGTGAATATCACGATGATTATATTCGCTGGAAAGCTGATCCTGCTTGGTATCCACCAACTGAGGGAGAATTAGCCGTTGCGATCGCAGCCCGTGCAATGCTGGTAATAGAAGAAATTAAACAGCGTTATCCTACAGGCAATGTTTTAATTGTTTCCCACAAAGCAACTATCCGCATCACCTTATGTACCTTGCTAGGAATTGATGTCGGGCGTTTCCGCTATCGCTTAGGGTGTCCAGTTGCTTCGGTTAGTATAGTCGAATTTGGCACAAACGGGCCATTACTTCATGCTTTAGGCGATCGCACTCATTTAGATGAACATTTGCGTAACCTGCCTGGAACTTAA
- the sufB gene encoding Fe-S cluster assembly protein SufB encodes MTSSVKTLVNEPYKYGFVTDIETDQIPRGLNEDIVRMISAKKEEPEFMLEFRLRAYRQWLKMTEPTWQHVTYPPINYQDIIYYSAPKQKKKLNSLEEVDPILLETFEKLGISLSEQKRLSNVAVDAVFDSVSVATTFKEKLAKDGVIFCSISEALTEHPELVQKYLGSVVPVADNYFAALNSAVFSDGSFVYIPKNTKCPMDLSTYFRINTGDSGQFERTLIIAEEGASVTYLEGCTAPMFDTNQLHAAVVELVALDNAEIKYSTVQNWYAGDETGKGGIYNFVTKRGLCQGVNSKISWTQVETGSAITWKYPSCVLVGDNSVGEFYSVALTNNYQQADTGTKMIHVGKNTRSTIISKGISSGHSKNSYRGLVKMNPKAQGARNYSQCDSMLIGDNAQANTFPYIQVQNSTAKVEHEASTSKIGEDQLFFFAQRGISQEDAISMMISGFCKDVFNQLPMEFAVEADRLLSLKLEGSVG; translated from the coding sequence ATGACTTCTAGCGTCAAGACCTTAGTTAATGAGCCTTACAAGTACGGCTTTGTCACCGACATTGAAACCGATCAAATTCCTCGTGGCTTGAACGAGGACATTGTACGCATGATCTCTGCTAAAAAAGAAGAACCAGAGTTCATGCTGGAATTCCGCCTCAGAGCTTATCGGCAATGGTTGAAGATGACAGAGCCAACCTGGCAGCACGTCACCTATCCGCCCATCAATTACCAAGACATTATCTACTACTCTGCTCCTAAGCAAAAGAAAAAGCTGAATAGCTTAGAAGAAGTAGATCCAATATTGCTGGAAACCTTTGAGAAACTGGGAATTTCCCTATCTGAGCAAAAGCGCCTATCTAACGTTGCAGTTGACGCAGTGTTTGATAGCGTCTCAGTTGCCACAACTTTTAAAGAAAAACTTGCTAAAGACGGTGTTATTTTCTGCTCAATTTCAGAAGCATTAACCGAACACCCTGAATTGGTGCAAAAATACCTCGGTAGCGTTGTCCCCGTTGCAGACAACTATTTTGCTGCTCTCAACTCAGCAGTATTCAGCGACGGTTCCTTCGTATATATTCCCAAAAACACCAAATGTCCGATGGACTTGTCCACCTACTTCCGAATTAACACCGGAGATAGCGGTCAATTTGAGCGGACATTGATTATTGCCGAAGAAGGTGCTTCCGTAACCTACCTCGAAGGTTGCACCGCGCCGATGTTTGACACCAACCAACTACACGCCGCAGTAGTAGAATTGGTTGCCCTCGACAATGCCGAAATCAAGTACTCCACAGTCCAAAACTGGTACGCCGGAGATGAGACAGGCAAAGGTGGTATTTACAACTTCGTCACCAAACGCGGTTTGTGCCAAGGCGTTAACTCCAAGATTTCTTGGACACAAGTAGAAACAGGTTCCGCGATTACTTGGAAGTATCCTAGTTGCGTGCTAGTTGGTGATAACTCTGTAGGTGAATTTTACTCAGTTGCTCTCACCAACAACTATCAGCAAGCCGATACTGGAACTAAAATGATCCATGTTGGCAAGAATACCCGCAGCACAATTATTTCTAAAGGTATTTCCTCTGGTCATTCCAAAAATAGCTATCGTGGCTTAGTAAAAATGAATCCAAAAGCACAAGGCGCACGCAACTACTCACAGTGCGACTCGATGCTTATTGGTGACAATGCTCAAGCTAATACCTTCCCTTATATCCAAGTGCAAAACAGCACAGCCAAAGTAGAACACGAAGCTTCTACATCAAAAATAGGCGAAGATCAACTATTTTTCTTTGCACAGCGCGGCATTTCCCAAGAAGATGCGATTTCAATGATGATTAGTGGCTTCTGCAAAGATGTCTTCAATCAGTTACCAATGGAATTTGCTGTTGAAGCAGATAGATTATTAAGCCTCAAACTCGAAGGTTCAGTTGGTTAA
- a CDS encoding pentapeptide repeat-containing protein, giving the protein MDTQEIDITSLITRIEQLEEDLNVRKKNITWLKRYFDELRQKFNNRPEVEQIESLQSAIAHLTTQVSDLQHRIIPVDESATIEIATDEIATIDVNTDTSKTDYINTDVVESHQDEEIVAVKLKQQKVSAFTDEEFKAERILFLIDRFYALGEERKNQAISAEEFWQRYNEGERDFTGLNLSGINLSGSSLANNVNFSGANLESTDLSKTDLSDVNFSGANLSNANLKRAKLLQANLSNANLFQANLSEANLIVSHLIDANLLGANLQYTNFTAADLTQANLKNASMANTYFNGAILTKVNLAGASLSGNFSGVILKNAKLCGADLSNEDFSGADLSSADLRGANLEYTNLEGANLEDANLSGANLNNVNLSGVTMPDGTTYEE; this is encoded by the coding sequence ATGGATACTCAAGAGATTGATATAACATCGCTGATTACGAGAATTGAACAACTAGAGGAAGATTTAAATGTCCGCAAGAAAAATATTACTTGGCTAAAACGCTATTTTGACGAACTAAGGCAAAAATTTAACAACCGTCCCGAAGTTGAGCAGATAGAAAGCTTACAGAGTGCGATCGCACATTTAACCACACAAGTTTCCGATTTACAACACCGCATCATCCCTGTGGATGAAAGCGCAACTATTGAAATAGCAACTGACGAGATAGCAACAATTGATGTTAATACTGATACATCAAAAACTGACTATATTAATACAGATGTAGTTGAAAGTCATCAAGATGAAGAAATTGTTGCAGTTAAGCTAAAACAGCAAAAAGTTTCAGCCTTCACTGATGAAGAATTTAAAGCAGAGAGAATTTTGTTTCTGATAGATAGATTTTACGCACTAGGGGAAGAAAGAAAAAATCAAGCTATTAGTGCTGAGGAATTTTGGCAGCGATATAACGAAGGAGAACGAGATTTTACAGGGCTTAACTTATCTGGAATAAATCTTAGTGGTAGCAGCCTAGCTAATAATGTAAACTTCAGTGGTGCAAACCTGGAATCAACAGATCTTAGTAAGACTGATCTCAGCGACGTTAACTTTAGTGGAGCAAATCTAAGTAATGCCAATTTAAAACGGGCAAAATTGTTGCAAGCCAATTTAAGTAATGCTAACTTGTTTCAAGCAAATCTATCGGAAGCAAATTTAATTGTAAGCCACTTGATTGATGCAAACTTACTGGGAGCCAATTTGCAATATACAAACTTCACAGCAGCAGATTTAACTCAAGCCAATCTAAAAAATGCTTCGATGGCAAACACTTATTTTAATGGCGCTATCCTAACTAAAGTTAATCTAGCTGGTGCAAGTTTATCAGGAAATTTTAGTGGGGTAATATTAAAGAATGCAAAACTTTGTGGAGCCGATTTAAGCAACGAAGATTTTAGCGGTGCAGATCTAAGTTCAGCAGATTTACGTGGTGCAAACTTAGAGTATACAAACCTTGAAGGAGCCAATCTTGAAGACGCAAATCTAAGCGGCGCTAACTTAAATAATGTTAACCTTAGTGGTGTAACTATGCCTGATGGCACTACCTATGAGGAATAA
- a CDS encoding response regulator — MVNQLLIHQFQKIIKEKFSGRLNIKSDSGVCWSIFFGKGQLIWATGGFHPARRWQRTVMQHCPKVNPKALTIRETEDFASDKSLGEHKGQYYALRILVKQQQMTQQQATAVITGMISEVLFDIVQQSALQPLNYTDYQQQILEPPLTLLSTEATLKQTLQVWKAWREAGLTKQSPNLAPVVRNQSKLQEQTSAAAYKNFITRINGKSTLRDLAVQMKQNFVALSRSLLPYMGQGIIGLVEVPDMVTQANAKAGSQTTKEQVADNSGLKVAQTQSLSPLVACIDDSPQTCQMMEGIFTQEGFRFLGIEDSMQALPKLIEQKPDLIFLDLMMPVVNGYEICAQLRKISAFANTPIIILTGSDGLIDRVRAKKVGATDFLTKPVDAQKLLGIPHQYLGFSLLSKIGKPAKSDAVQKKLGNVS, encoded by the coding sequence ATGGTTAATCAATTGTTAATTCATCAATTCCAAAAAATTATTAAAGAAAAATTCAGTGGCAGACTGAACATCAAGTCTGACTCAGGGGTTTGTTGGAGTATATTTTTTGGCAAAGGACAGTTAATCTGGGCTACTGGGGGCTTTCATCCGGCTAGACGGTGGCAGCGAACAGTAATGCAACATTGTCCGAAGGTAAACCCTAAAGCTTTAACTATTAGAGAAACCGAGGATTTTGCTTCTGATAAGTCTTTAGGAGAACATAAAGGACAGTATTATGCTTTGAGAATATTAGTCAAACAGCAGCAGATGACTCAGCAACAAGCAACTGCTGTAATTACAGGGATGATTTCAGAAGTATTATTTGACATTGTTCAGCAATCTGCTTTACAGCCATTAAATTATACCGATTATCAACAGCAGATTTTAGAGCCTCCACTAACTTTGCTTTCTACAGAAGCTACTTTAAAGCAGACTCTACAAGTTTGGAAAGCTTGGCGTGAGGCTGGTTTAACAAAGCAATCTCCTAATTTAGCGCCAGTGGTACGAAATCAATCAAAATTGCAAGAGCAAACTTCTGCTGCTGCGTATAAAAATTTTATAACTAGGATTAACGGCAAATCTACACTGCGCGATTTAGCAGTACAAATGAAGCAAAACTTTGTGGCGCTTTCTCGTTCGTTGCTTCCTTATATGGGTCAGGGAATTATCGGGCTGGTGGAAGTGCCTGATATGGTGACTCAAGCTAATGCAAAAGCTGGCTCACAAACAACTAAAGAACAAGTAGCTGACAACTCTGGACTAAAAGTTGCCCAAACTCAATCACTTAGCCCACTGGTAGCTTGTATAGATGATAGCCCTCAAACTTGCCAAATGATGGAAGGGATTTTCACTCAAGAGGGCTTTCGATTTCTTGGTATTGAGGATTCGATGCAAGCTTTACCAAAGTTGATTGAGCAGAAGCCCGACTTAATTTTTTTAGATCTAATGATGCCAGTTGTCAATGGTTATGAGATTTGCGCTCAGTTACGAAAAATTTCTGCTTTTGCTAATACACCAATTATTATTTTGACAGGCAGTGATGGTCTTATTGATCGGGTACGTGCTAAAAAGGTTGGTGCTACTGACTTTTTGACAAAGCCAGTGGATGCTCAAAAGTTGTTAGGAATACCCCATCAGTATCTCGGCTTTAGTTTACTTAGTAAAATAGGCAAACCTGCTAAGAGTGATGCAGTGCAGAAGAAGCTTGGTAATGTTTCTTAA
- a CDS encoding Uma2 family endonuclease — protein MSITMSVRSPLPNLTVKEYLDGELVSDIRHEYIAGQVFAMAGASANHNLIAGNMYSRLRSHLRGSKCSTFMSDMKVRIQTADIFYYPDVLVSCDPKDTDDYCKTQPCLIIEVVSRSTATIDLREKLLNYRQIESLKEYILISQDRIKIEVYRQDDQGQWWLETLGKEDELQLESVGLRIVWRKYMRM, from the coding sequence TTGAGTATAACAATGTCTGTGCGATCGCCGTTACCGAATTTAACAGTTAAAGAATACCTTGACGGTGAGTTAGTTAGCGATATTCGTCACGAATACATTGCGGGACAAGTATTTGCGATGGCGGGTGCTAGTGCTAACCACAACTTAATTGCTGGTAATATGTATTCGCGGTTGCGATCGCATTTACGGGGTAGTAAATGCAGCACTTTTATGTCAGATATGAAAGTGCGGATACAGACAGCAGATATTTTTTATTACCCTGATGTATTAGTGAGTTGTGATCCAAAAGATACGGATGATTATTGTAAAACTCAACCTTGCTTAATTATTGAGGTAGTTTCCCGCAGCACTGCAACAATAGACCTCCGTGAAAAGTTACTTAACTATCGTCAAATAGAAAGCTTAAAAGAGTATATTTTGATATCTCAAGATAGAATCAAAATTGAAGTTTATCGCCAAGATGATCAAGGGCAATGGTGGTTAGAAACTTTGGGCAAGGAGGATGAATTACAATTAGAGTCTGTTGGTTTAAGGATAGTATGGCGGAAGTATATGAGGATGTAA
- a CDS encoding Rpn family recombination-promoting nuclease/putative transposase has translation MRRDTIFYQLFVQSPTLLFELIPQPPENANEYIFDALEVKETSFRIDGVFIPPNPQGIIFFCEVQFQPDELLYERMVSEIFIYIYRHRNLFFDWRAVAIYPSRNLEQERRETVREMLDSGRIIRIYLDELGEVEELPTGLGLMVLTTLNGDVAVEKAKWMIEQSSTQNEGRAIIDLVSTIILYKFNKLTREQVNTMLGIKLSDIRAIQEAKEEGRVEEGQALVNRQLTRKLGNLTPELQTQISSLPIEQIELLSEYLLDFNTIADLETWLRDRK, from the coding sequence ATGCGTCGCGATACCATCTTCTACCAACTATTTGTGCAGTCCCCAACCCTGTTATTTGAGCTAATACCCCAACCCCCAGAAAACGCCAACGAATATATCTTTGATGCGTTAGAAGTAAAAGAAACTTCCTTCCGTATTGATGGGGTATTTATCCCACCAAATCCCCAGGGAATTATCTTCTTTTGTGAAGTGCAATTTCAACCAGATGAGTTGCTCTACGAAAGAATGGTAAGTGAGATTTTTATCTATATTTATCGCCACCGAAATTTATTTTTTGATTGGCGGGCAGTAGCGATTTATCCATCTCGAAATTTAGAACAAGAACGACGGGAAACCGTCAGAGAAATGTTAGATAGTGGCAGAATTATCAGAATTTATTTGGATGAATTGGGAGAGGTAGAAGAGTTACCAACAGGATTGGGTTTAATGGTGTTGACGACGCTCAATGGTGATGTCGCGGTGGAAAAAGCAAAGTGGATGATTGAGCAATCTAGCACACAAAATGAAGGACGTGCGATAATTGATTTAGTCTCAACGATTATTCTCTATAAATTTAATAAGCTTACTAGAGAACAGGTGAATACTATGTTAGGAATTAAGTTATCAGACATACGGGCAATTCAAGAAGCTAAAGAAGAGGGTCGCGTTGAGGAAGGTCAAGCATTAGTTAACAGACAACTAACCCGCAAATTAGGAAATCTTACCCCTGAACTACAAACCCAAATTTCCAGTCTTCCTATTGAGCAAATAGAATTGCTTAGTGAATATCTCTTAGATTTTAACACGATAGCCGACTTAGAAACATGGCTAAGAGATAGAAAATAG
- the sufR gene encoding iron-sulfur cluster biosynthesis transcriptional regulator SufR — protein sequence MATTQQASTKQDILQILLKRGQATAQELAEGLEISPQAIRRHLKDLEAEELILHQSVVSGMGRPQHIYKLSKKGRDRLPNNYDQFAVSFLNTLVDTLGYEQAGSLLRKHWERKAQEYRDRLGDVSLRDRVIKLVELRREEGYMTEYFLLDENNVQSNHSSQFMLTEHNCAISHVASSFPSVCGHELEMFAATLEDCQIERTHWIVNGEHRCGYLIKAQDD from the coding sequence ATGGCGACCACGCAGCAAGCATCCACGAAACAGGACATCCTGCAAATTTTACTAAAACGGGGTCAAGCCACAGCACAAGAACTAGCGGAAGGGTTAGAAATCAGTCCGCAAGCAATTCGCCGTCATTTGAAGGATTTAGAGGCGGAAGAGTTGATTTTGCATCAATCTGTGGTATCAGGTATGGGACGACCACAGCATATTTATAAGTTGAGTAAGAAGGGGCGCGATCGCTTACCCAACAATTACGATCAGTTTGCGGTGTCGTTCCTAAATACTTTAGTAGATACATTGGGGTATGAACAAGCTGGATCGCTGTTGCGTAAGCACTGGGAACGCAAAGCGCAGGAATACCGCGATCGCTTGGGGGATGTATCATTGCGCGATCGCGTCATCAAATTAGTCGAACTTCGCAGAGAAGAAGGCTACATGACAGAATATTTCCTTTTAGATGAAAATAATGTTCAGAGTAACCATAGTTCTCAATTCATGCTGACAGAACATAACTGTGCAATTTCCCACGTTGCAAGCTCTTTTCCTAGTGTTTGTGGACATGAATTAGAAATGTTTGCTGCTACATTAGAAGATTGTCAAATAGAACGCACTCACTGGATAGTTAATGGTGAGCATCGCTGTGGTTATTTAATTAAAGCCCAGGATGATTAA
- the sufC gene encoding Fe-S cluster assembly ATPase SufC — MIVENSEVILSVRDLTADVDGTPILKGLNLEIKAGEIHAVMGPNGSGKSTFSKVLAGHPAYTVTGGEIIFQGQNLLELEPEERARSGIFLAFQYPLEIPGVSNLDFLRVAYNSRRKHQGLEELDAFDFDDLIQDKLEIVKMNPSFLSRSVNEGFSGGEKKRNEILQMAILEPKLAILDETDSGLDIDALKIVANGVNQLANADNSMLVITHYQRLLDYIIPDFVHVMEGGRIVTSGTKELALELESRGYDWIKEEEAAEVGAR; from the coding sequence ATGATCGTAGAAAACAGCGAAGTAATCTTATCAGTCCGCGACTTAACTGCCGATGTTGATGGTACACCCATTCTCAAAGGCTTAAATCTAGAAATTAAAGCTGGCGAAATCCATGCTGTTATGGGACCTAATGGTTCTGGAAAAAGCACCTTTTCTAAAGTTTTAGCTGGACACCCTGCTTACACGGTTACAGGTGGAGAAATTATCTTTCAAGGACAAAATCTCCTAGAACTAGAACCAGAAGAACGGGCAAGGTCTGGGATATTTTTGGCTTTCCAATATCCCCTAGAAATTCCTGGTGTCAGTAATCTAGATTTCTTACGAGTTGCGTATAATTCTCGCCGTAAACATCAAGGTTTAGAAGAATTAGATGCGTTTGATTTTGATGATTTAATCCAAGATAAGTTGGAAATCGTCAAAATGAATCCCAGCTTTTTAAGCCGTAGTGTAAATGAAGGCTTTTCTGGTGGTGAGAAAAAGCGGAATGAAATTCTGCAAATGGCAATTTTAGAGCCAAAGCTGGCAATTTTAGATGAAACCGATTCTGGTTTAGATATCGACGCTCTCAAAATTGTTGCTAATGGTGTTAACCAATTGGCAAATGCTGATAATTCGATGTTGGTAATTACTCACTACCAACGGTTACTTGACTACATCATTCCTGATTTTGTTCATGTAATGGAAGGTGGGCGAATTGTCACCAGTGGTACTAAGGAATTGGCGCTAGAATTAGAATCTCGCGGCTATGACTGGATTAAAGAAGAAGAAGCTGCTGAGGTGGGTGCGCGATGA